A window from Oceanidesulfovibrio indonesiensis encodes these proteins:
- a CDS encoding adenylate/guanylate cyclase domain-containing protein → MSIASYLNMQSAVGHLLSLLGKKQHNVPFALQNSVNFIYEDEAGRTGIDIRSKVPSAMLNIMADKIRRHGEHFDTFIMVTPYVPNPQEVGLFYTNYQDIAGELKWLTVEDYAREMGLAEQYDLASPEFQETLKTASVAAEIARPPEPASGTATSGTSSALELPSQPVKPEEVTQILESVRQGRTKIPLEYVHMARKMPPSIIRALMESRQDSEAFFGIGSSARDAIIVITDIKNFSALVRAAAPQDLNEALSRYYREAKRLIDQHGGVLDKFMGDSVLAVFNYPLRDERSYTRALAFAANIILLGKQVLGDLQQSMDEKIDVGTRVGVASGEIWILNIGLEDIDLTFVGDKINLAARLEKNCETNGILLSNITRRRLAETAPDLCSQLNPIRRVLEKTSVKGQESDILSWQISEGALGALVGGQKEKGQAGEKVPGGQGISDS, encoded by the coding sequence ATGTCCATCGCCTCCTACCTCAACATGCAATCCGCCGTGGGACATTTGCTCTCCCTGCTCGGCAAGAAGCAGCACAACGTGCCGTTCGCGCTGCAGAACTCCGTGAACTTCATCTACGAGGACGAGGCCGGCCGCACCGGCATCGACATCCGCTCCAAGGTCCCCTCGGCCATGCTGAACATCATGGCGGACAAGATCCGCCGCCACGGCGAGCATTTCGACACCTTCATCATGGTTACGCCGTACGTGCCCAACCCGCAGGAAGTGGGGCTGTTCTACACGAACTACCAGGACATCGCCGGCGAGCTGAAATGGCTCACTGTGGAGGACTACGCCCGCGAAATGGGGCTGGCCGAGCAGTACGATCTCGCCTCCCCCGAGTTTCAGGAGACCCTCAAGACCGCGTCCGTGGCCGCGGAGATCGCCCGGCCCCCGGAACCGGCCTCCGGAACCGCGACCAGCGGGACATCCAGCGCGCTTGAGCTGCCGTCCCAGCCCGTCAAGCCGGAAGAGGTCACCCAAATCCTGGAATCCGTCCGCCAGGGCCGCACCAAGATTCCGCTGGAGTACGTGCACATGGCGCGCAAGATGCCGCCGTCCATCATCCGTGCGCTCATGGAATCCAGGCAGGACTCGGAGGCGTTCTTCGGCATCGGCTCTTCGGCGCGGGACGCGATTATCGTGATCACGGACATCAAGAATTTTTCCGCCCTGGTCCGGGCCGCCGCGCCGCAGGACCTCAACGAGGCGCTCTCGCGCTATTACCGCGAAGCCAAACGCCTCATCGACCAGCACGGCGGCGTGCTCGACAAGTTCATGGGCGATTCAGTGCTCGCCGTATTCAACTATCCGCTGCGCGACGAGCGCAGCTACACCCGGGCGCTGGCCTTTGCGGCGAACATCATCCTGCTGGGCAAACAGGTTCTCGGCGACCTGCAGCAGTCCATGGACGAGAAGATAGATGTGGGCACGCGCGTGGGCGTGGCGAGCGGCGAGATATGGATTCTCAACATCGGCCTCGAGGACATCGACCTGACTTTCGTGGGCGACAAGATCAACCTCGCCGCGCGGCTCGAAAAAAATTGTGAAACCAACGGCATCCTGCTCTCCAACATCACCCGGCGCAGGCTCGCCGAGACCGCCCCGGACCTCTGCAGCCAGCTCAATCCGATCAGGCGAGTGCTGGAAAAAACGTCGGTGAAGGGCCAGGAAAGCGATATCCTCAGCTGGCAGATCAGCGAAGGCGCCTTGGGCGCTCTTGTTGGCGGCCAGAAGGAGAAGGGCCAGGCTGGCGAAAAGGTCCCCGGCGGCCAGGGGATCAGTGATTCCTGA
- a CDS encoding chitosanase, translating to MAMTSLDFLIDHERHFRTKHRPSSNAQDATPEHHEFRALVKDLLVQKDADSMADTLMKDASSSMDDAEAGPEQQVLTGAMGLMNLKAMSLIEKLENAPDNRSEQNLGTEVRMPITAARPTPSVPEVKPIIISPAQQPEFDEVRLPIMATRPNHFSMPVEGPAKPAPISAPDSARSSRTASTPPSESMDIAQDRGPAEIRRPIADNRPVNESTGPTAGNSRGIRSLFSPAEAHAAEYKPSPVESIGQSVRMPIRTTYVSSTDFDDMVADKSEVVRRKLRDIGYADVAARGRDITLGTLTAKFESGTEGVAAIGYDRMGGTSYGKYQISSRAGTMSRFIDYLKTEEPAWAERLENAGPANTRSRRGAMPSEWRAIAAESPDRFEALQERFIMRTSYKPALEAIKASAKVDVSQLSHAVQEVLHSTAVQHGANGAARIFARAAHVAGSPEEAGFEKRLIEAVYDRRKRNFGGSTHQVRVAVKDRLAREETMALALLEEGVKKVA from the coding sequence ATGGCCATGACGTCACTCGATTTTCTCATCGACCATGAACGCCACTTCAGGACGAAGCACAGGCCGTCGTCCAACGCTCAGGACGCCACACCCGAGCACCACGAATTCCGGGCGCTCGTCAAGGACCTCCTTGTGCAGAAAGACGCCGACTCCATGGCCGACACCCTCATGAAGGACGCCTCCTCGTCCATGGATGACGCGGAGGCGGGCCCGGAGCAGCAGGTCCTCACCGGCGCCATGGGCCTCATGAATCTCAAGGCCATGTCCCTCATCGAAAAGCTGGAGAACGCGCCGGACAATCGTTCTGAACAAAATCTCGGCACCGAAGTGCGCATGCCGATCACGGCGGCGCGGCCGACACCGTCCGTGCCCGAGGTGAAGCCCATCATCATCTCGCCGGCGCAGCAACCGGAGTTCGACGAGGTCCGGTTGCCCATCATGGCCACGCGGCCCAACCATTTCTCCATGCCGGTGGAAGGACCGGCCAAGCCGGCGCCCATTTCCGCCCCAGACAGCGCCCGGTCCAGCCGTACGGCTTCGACGCCGCCTTCTGAATCCATGGATATCGCGCAGGACCGCGGTCCGGCCGAGATTCGCCGGCCCATCGCCGACAACAGGCCCGTCAACGAATCGACTGGGCCAACCGCCGGAAACTCCCGGGGCATCCGCAGCCTGTTCAGTCCCGCCGAGGCCCATGCTGCGGAGTACAAGCCCTCACCGGTGGAGAGCATCGGCCAGTCCGTGCGCATGCCCATCCGCACCACGTACGTTTCTTCCACGGATTTCGACGACATGGTGGCCGACAAGTCCGAGGTGGTGCGCCGCAAGTTGCGGGACATCGGCTACGCCGACGTGGCTGCTCGCGGCCGGGACATCACCCTGGGCACGCTCACCGCAAAGTTCGAGTCCGGCACGGAAGGTGTGGCAGCAATAGGCTACGACCGCATGGGCGGCACTTCGTACGGCAAGTACCAGATATCCTCCCGCGCCGGCACCATGTCCCGCTTCATCGACTACCTCAAAACCGAAGAGCCTGCCTGGGCCGAACGGCTGGAAAACGCCGGACCGGCCAATACACGCAGCCGCCGCGGCGCGATGCCTTCGGAATGGCGGGCCATAGCCGCCGAGAGCCCGGACCGTTTCGAGGCGCTCCAGGAAAGGTTCATCATGCGGACGAGCTACAAACCGGCTCTGGAAGCCATCAAGGCCTCCGCCAAAGTAGACGTGTCGCAACTCTCGCACGCCGTGCAGGAGGTGCTCCACTCCACGGCCGTGCAGCACGGCGCCAACGGCGCGGCCCGCATCTTCGCCCGCGCAGCGCATGTGGCCGGATCGCCCGAGGAAGCGGGGTTCGAGAAGAGGCTCATCGAGGCCGTGTACGACCGCCGCAAACGCAACTTCGGCGGCTCCACCCACCAGGTGCGCGTGGCAGTGAAAGACCGTCTCGCACGCGAAGAGACCATGGCCCTCGCCCTGCTCGAAGAAGGCGTCAAGAAAGTGGCGTAG
- the topA gene encoding type I DNA topoisomerase, protein MGKNLIIVESPAKVRTIKKFLGKDYEVEASVGHVRDLPPNKLGVDEEHDFTPEYQVIQGKQSVVSKLKQAAARSDRVFLAPDPDREGEAIAWHVAELIKDKNTNIERIQFNEITPRAVREALEHPRTLDEHLYESQQARRILDRLVGYKLSPLLWKKVKRGISAGRVQSVALKLVVEREKERRAFVPEEYWLFKVQLAPDGQKTDEAAAFEAELAKVRGKKPKIGSAEEAEALEKDSKANPFNVAKVQEKERSRTPPPPFITSTLQQHANQRLGYSAKKTMSTAQRLYEGVDLGTRGAVALITYMRTDSVRISKDAQDAAREYILDAFGKEYYPPKPRHFKTKSGAQDAHEAIRPVDVAITPDSVKDDLPRDQLALYRMIWERFVASQMAAAKFWDTTVSIANGDLEWRAKGERLLFPGFLAVTKAGVSKSQELPKLSESDLLALLKLSKEQKFTQPPPRFTEASLVRELEEKGIGRPSTYAAIISTLLDRDYARLEEKHFAPTDLGSIVSDLLDQHFQELMDVAFTANMEASLDKVAEGGANWVELLKDFTGGFYSTLDEAKENMASVKQGLPTDIICEECGKPMVIKFGKAGQFLACTGYPECRNTKNFYRDEDGNIQVAPEDLEKPEKVGECPKCGSDLVIKKARTGSRFIACTGYPKCDYAQPFSTGVACPKDDCPGELVEKSSRRGKVFYACNQYPKCDYAVWDWPVPEPCPQCDSKILVRKTTKARGEHLACPVKSCRYTRELEGEEEGV, encoded by the coding sequence ATGGGAAAGAACCTGATTATCGTTGAGTCGCCGGCAAAGGTCCGGACCATCAAGAAATTCCTGGGCAAGGACTATGAAGTCGAAGCGAGCGTGGGCCACGTCCGCGACCTGCCGCCCAACAAACTCGGCGTGGACGAGGAGCACGACTTCACGCCCGAGTACCAGGTCATCCAGGGCAAGCAGAGCGTGGTGAGCAAGCTCAAACAGGCGGCTGCGCGCTCGGACCGTGTGTTCCTGGCGCCGGACCCGGACCGCGAAGGTGAGGCCATCGCCTGGCACGTGGCCGAGCTCATCAAGGACAAGAACACGAACATCGAGCGCATCCAGTTCAACGAGATCACTCCGCGCGCCGTTCGCGAGGCCCTGGAGCATCCGCGTACGCTTGACGAGCATCTGTACGAGTCGCAGCAGGCCCGCCGCATCCTCGACCGCCTCGTGGGCTACAAGCTCTCGCCGCTCTTGTGGAAAAAGGTCAAGCGGGGCATATCCGCCGGCCGGGTGCAGTCCGTGGCGCTCAAGCTCGTGGTGGAGCGGGAGAAAGAGCGCCGCGCCTTCGTGCCGGAAGAATACTGGCTGTTCAAGGTGCAGCTCGCCCCGGATGGTCAAAAAACCGACGAAGCGGCGGCGTTCGAGGCTGAGCTCGCCAAGGTCAGGGGCAAGAAGCCCAAGATCGGATCGGCCGAGGAAGCCGAGGCCCTGGAGAAGGACAGCAAGGCGAATCCTTTCAACGTGGCGAAGGTGCAGGAAAAGGAACGCTCGCGCACGCCTCCGCCGCCGTTCATCACCTCCACCCTGCAGCAGCACGCCAACCAGCGGCTCGGGTACTCGGCCAAGAAGACCATGTCCACGGCGCAGCGCCTGTACGAGGGCGTGGACCTCGGCACCCGCGGCGCTGTTGCGCTCATCACCTACATGCGTACGGATTCCGTGCGGATATCCAAGGACGCGCAGGACGCGGCCCGCGAATATATCCTGGATGCCTTCGGCAAGGAGTATTATCCGCCCAAGCCGCGGCACTTCAAGACCAAGTCCGGCGCGCAGGACGCGCACGAGGCGATCCGGCCCGTCGACGTGGCCATTACCCCGGACAGCGTGAAGGACGACCTGCCGCGCGACCAGCTGGCTCTGTACCGGATGATCTGGGAGCGGTTCGTGGCCTCGCAGATGGCAGCGGCCAAGTTCTGGGACACCACAGTGAGCATTGCCAACGGCGATCTGGAATGGCGCGCCAAGGGCGAGCGGTTGCTCTTCCCTGGGTTCCTCGCCGTGACCAAGGCCGGCGTCTCCAAGAGCCAGGAGTTGCCCAAGCTTTCTGAGAGCGACCTTCTCGCCCTGCTCAAGCTGAGCAAGGAGCAGAAGTTCACCCAGCCGCCGCCGCGCTTCACCGAGGCGTCTCTGGTGCGCGAGCTGGAGGAAAAGGGCATCGGCCGGCCCTCCACATATGCGGCGATCATTTCTACATTGTTGGACCGCGATTACGCCCGGCTGGAGGAGAAGCACTTCGCGCCCACGGATCTTGGCTCCATCGTAAGCGATCTGCTGGACCAGCATTTCCAGGAGCTTATGGACGTGGCTTTCACCGCCAATATGGAGGCCTCGCTGGACAAGGTCGCCGAAGGCGGCGCCAACTGGGTGGAACTGCTGAAGGACTTCACGGGCGGCTTTTACAGCACACTTGACGAGGCCAAGGAGAACATGGCCTCGGTCAAGCAGGGGCTGCCGACCGACATCATCTGCGAAGAGTGCGGCAAGCCCATGGTCATCAAGTTCGGCAAGGCCGGGCAGTTTCTGGCCTGCACGGGCTACCCGGAGTGCCGCAACACCAAGAACTTCTACCGCGACGAGGATGGCAACATCCAGGTCGCGCCGGAAGATCTGGAAAAGCCGGAGAAGGTGGGCGAATGCCCCAAGTGCGGCTCCGACCTCGTGATCAAAAAGGCCCGCACCGGCAGCCGGTTCATCGCCTGCACGGGCTACCCCAAGTGCGACTACGCCCAGCCCTTCTCCACCGGCGTGGCCTGCCCCAAGGACGACTGCCCCGGCGAGCTGGTGGAAAAGAGCTCGCGTCGCGGCAAGGTGTTCTACGCCTGCAACCAGTATCCCAAATGCGACTACGCGGTGTGGGACTGGCCGGTGCCCGAGCCCTGCCCGCAGTGCGATTCCAAGATTCTGGTGCGCAAGACCACCAAGGCCCGCGGCGAGCACCTGGCCTGCCCGGTGAAAAGCTGCCGCTACACGCGCGAGTTGGAGGGCGAGGAAGAAGGGGTGTAG
- the cimA gene encoding citramalate synthase, which yields MKTIEIYDTTLRDGVQDVEINLSLTDKLRVAKVLDDLGVHYIEGGWPGSNPTDKQFFKEMQNYELKHARLAAFGSTHNPKHKPENDANLKSLIEAKPAVATIFGKSWDLHVTDALRIPLERNLEIIKNSIAFLKPHFEDVFFDAEHFFDGFKENRDYAMAAIKAAFDAGAGVLVLCDTNGGTLPDELRSICDVVRQELPEARFGIHTHNDSDTAVASSVEAVKAGASQVQGTINGYGERCGNANLCSVIPALELKCGGEYRCLPEGKLSHLTTVSQFVNEVANLRPFLRQPYVGRSAFAHKGGIHVSAIQRNSRTYEHIKPSQVGNEQRVLLSDLSGRSNILEKAKKFGYKLDREDALVGELLAELKDRENRGYEYSSAEASFELLFYRIMGWSKRYFTPINFRVTDALMQGEEVMSEATVMVKVRGQVEHTASTGEGPVNAMDRALRKAVERFYPCISEVRLTDFKVRVLSGTTQASPGTASHVRVLIESADKDSRWSTVGVSHNIIFASWNALVDSLTYKLFKDDPRKWPNHKS from the coding sequence ATGAAGACAATCGAGATTTACGACACCACGCTGCGTGACGGCGTGCAGGATGTCGAGATCAACCTTTCCCTGACGGACAAGCTCCGCGTGGCCAAAGTCCTGGACGACCTCGGCGTGCACTACATCGAGGGCGGCTGGCCCGGCTCCAACCCCACGGACAAGCAGTTCTTCAAGGAAATGCAGAACTACGAGCTGAAGCACGCCAGGCTCGCGGCGTTCGGCTCCACGCACAACCCCAAGCACAAGCCGGAAAACGACGCCAACCTCAAGTCGCTCATCGAGGCCAAGCCGGCCGTGGCGACCATTTTCGGCAAAAGCTGGGATCTCCATGTGACGGACGCTCTGCGCATCCCGCTGGAACGCAACCTGGAGATCATCAAGAACTCCATCGCCTTTCTCAAGCCCCACTTCGAAGACGTCTTCTTCGACGCCGAGCACTTCTTCGACGGGTTCAAGGAAAATCGCGACTACGCCATGGCGGCCATCAAGGCGGCCTTCGATGCCGGCGCCGGCGTGCTCGTCCTCTGCGACACCAACGGCGGCACCCTGCCGGACGAGCTCCGCTCCATCTGCGACGTGGTCAGGCAGGAACTGCCCGAAGCGCGCTTCGGCATCCATACGCACAACGATTCGGACACCGCCGTGGCCAGTTCCGTCGAGGCGGTCAAGGCCGGCGCCAGCCAGGTGCAGGGAACCATAAACGGCTACGGCGAGCGCTGCGGCAACGCCAACCTCTGTTCCGTCATCCCGGCGCTGGAGCTCAAATGCGGCGGCGAGTACCGGTGCCTGCCCGAGGGCAAGCTCAGCCACCTCACCACCGTGTCGCAGTTCGTCAACGAGGTGGCGAACCTGCGCCCCTTCCTGCGGCAACCGTACGTGGGCCGCTCGGCGTTTGCGCACAAGGGCGGCATTCACGTGAGCGCCATCCAGCGCAACAGCCGTACGTATGAGCACATCAAACCGAGCCAGGTTGGCAATGAGCAGCGCGTTCTGCTCTCGGACCTCTCGGGTCGCAGCAACATCCTGGAGAAGGCCAAGAAGTTCGGCTACAAGCTGGACCGCGAAGACGCCCTGGTGGGCGAGCTGCTCGCCGAGCTCAAGGACCGCGAGAACCGCGGCTACGAATACTCCTCGGCCGAGGCCTCGTTCGAGCTGCTGTTCTATCGCATCATGGGCTGGTCCAAGCGTTACTTCACGCCTATCAACTTCCGCGTTACCGACGCCCTGATGCAGGGCGAGGAGGTCATGAGCGAAGCCACGGTGATGGTCAAGGTGCGGGGCCAGGTGGAGCACACCGCATCCACGGGCGAAGGTCCGGTGAACGCCATGGACCGCGCCCTGCGCAAGGCTGTGGAGCGGTTCTACCCGTGCATCAGCGAGGTGCGCCTTACGGACTTCAAGGTCCGTGTGCTCAGCGGCACCACCCAGGCCAGCCCGGGCACGGCCTCCCACGTGCGGGTGCTCATCGAATCGGCGGACAAGGATTCCCGCTGGTCCACGGTCGGGGTTTCGCACAACATCATTTTCGCGAGCTGGAATGCGCTTGTGGATTCGCTCACCTACAAGCTCTTCAAGGATGACCCGCGCAAGTGGCCCAACCACAAATCGTGA
- a CDS encoding DegT/DnrJ/EryC1/StrS family aminotransferase: MNDLSRAYRDSQAIFDDLLTKVGASGYYLNGPYSKAFSREFAEYVGTPHCLLVGNGSDALELALRAAGVEAGDRVVTVANAGGYTTVACRIIGAVPVYADIDPDTLLMDVDDAASLIDPSVRAVVVTHLFGAMVDVEALRSRVAALGKHCPVIVEDCAQAHGASIRGQRAGSFAELATFSFYPTKNLGAFGDGGAVLCRDGAFMDRLSQLHQYGWSKKYHVSVPLGRNSRMDEIQAAVLSARLPGLEDANAARRAVIDSYAAAAPASVAFPKRPDQIPVAHLAVVMVEDRDGFRAHLAEQGIGTDIHYPVLDCDQPGWGELPQVCGQLPNSRRRLNEIVSLPCFPELTHAEISRVAEALAAYAP; encoded by the coding sequence ATGAACGATCTGTCCCGGGCCTATCGGGACAGTCAGGCGATTTTCGATGATCTCCTCACGAAAGTCGGCGCCAGCGGCTATTACCTCAACGGGCCCTACAGCAAGGCATTTTCCAGAGAATTTGCCGAATACGTCGGAACACCGCATTGCCTTCTTGTCGGCAACGGTTCCGACGCGCTGGAGCTGGCCCTGCGCGCTGCAGGCGTCGAAGCCGGAGACCGTGTGGTCACGGTGGCGAACGCCGGAGGATACACGACCGTGGCCTGCAGGATCATTGGCGCGGTTCCCGTGTACGCAGACATTGATCCCGACACCCTGCTGATGGACGTGGACGATGCGGCTTCGCTGATCGATCCGAGCGTGAGGGCCGTTGTGGTGACCCATCTGTTCGGCGCGATGGTGGATGTTGAGGCCTTGCGATCAAGGGTCGCCGCCCTCGGTAAACACTGCCCCGTGATCGTAGAGGACTGCGCCCAGGCCCACGGAGCGTCCATTCGAGGGCAGAGAGCCGGAAGCTTTGCAGAGCTGGCGACCTTCAGTTTCTACCCGACCAAAAACCTGGGAGCGTTCGGAGACGGCGGCGCGGTGCTGTGCAGAGACGGCGCCTTTATGGACCGGCTTTCTCAGTTGCACCAGTATGGATGGAGCAAAAAATACCACGTTTCCGTCCCCTTGGGTCGGAACAGCCGCATGGATGAGATTCAGGCGGCCGTCCTGTCTGCCCGTCTGCCCGGGCTGGAAGACGCCAATGCCGCGAGGCGCGCCGTCATCGATTCCTATGCCGCTGCGGCTCCTGCTTCCGTGGCGTTTCCGAAACGTCCGGATCAGATCCCGGTGGCGCATCTCGCGGTCGTCATGGTGGAGGATAGAGACGGGTTTCGCGCTCATCTCGCAGAACAAGGGATCGGCACGGATATTCACTATCCTGTGCTTGATTGTGATCAGCCCGGCTGGGGCGAGCTTCCCCAGGTCTGCGGGCAGCTTCCCAACAGCCGACGCCGCTTGAATGAAATCGTCAGCCTGCCGTGTTTTCCGGAGCTGACCCATGCAGAAATTTCTAGAGTGGCGGAAGCACTGGCCGCCTACGCACCATGA
- a CDS encoding glycosyltransferase family 2 protein, which produces MTTEHTPEYSLVIPVYRNAENIPHLLPVLEEMWENTGRNMEVVFIVDGSPDNSFEMLRQALPQTPYPAQLLEHSRNFGSFAAIRTGMGVARGSYMAAMAADLQEPPELVLEMFETLANDNADVVFGQRSERDDPFLYKLLSQTFWKIYRKWVIPEIPEGGVDVFGCNRRVRDAVLSLSEANSSLVAQLFWVGYRRAFLPYKRRKREQGVSAWSMRKRLKYMLDSILSFTNLPIMILFWIGLLGVTISALLAIVVLGAWFMGSVGAKGYTPLMLALVFFSSLQLLATGIVGFYLWRIFENTKCRPATFVSTALRFDPENSRGDHGR; this is translated from the coding sequence ATGACCACAGAGCACACGCCAGAATATTCTTTGGTAATCCCCGTGTACCGCAACGCGGAAAACATTCCGCATCTGCTCCCTGTTCTGGAGGAGATGTGGGAGAACACCGGGCGGAACATGGAGGTGGTGTTCATTGTGGATGGTTCGCCGGACAACAGCTTTGAGATGTTGCGGCAGGCATTGCCGCAAACTCCGTATCCTGCCCAGTTGCTGGAGCACAGCCGGAACTTCGGGTCCTTCGCGGCAATCCGTACAGGCATGGGCGTTGCTCGCGGCAGCTACATGGCGGCCATGGCCGCGGACCTGCAAGAGCCGCCGGAACTGGTTCTGGAGATGTTCGAAACACTGGCCAACGACAATGCCGATGTCGTTTTCGGCCAGCGTTCGGAACGAGACGACCCCTTCTTGTACAAGCTGCTTTCCCAGACGTTCTGGAAGATATACCGCAAATGGGTGATTCCTGAGATACCAGAGGGTGGCGTGGATGTTTTCGGCTGCAACCGCCGCGTGCGCGACGCTGTTCTCAGTTTGAGCGAGGCGAACAGTTCCCTCGTTGCGCAATTGTTCTGGGTCGGCTACCGCCGGGCGTTCCTGCCCTACAAGAGGCGCAAGCGCGAGCAAGGTGTTTCTGCCTGGAGCATGCGCAAGCGGCTGAAGTACATGCTGGACAGCATCCTGTCCTTCACCAACCTGCCAATCATGATCCTGTTCTGGATCGGCCTCCTGGGTGTCACCATCAGCGCGCTGCTGGCAATTGTCGTTCTGGGGGCGTGGTTTATGGGATCTGTAGGGGCCAAGGGATACACGCCGCTCATGCTGGCCCTGGTGTTTTTCAGTTCCCTGCAGCTTCTGGCCACAGGCATCGTGGGGTTCTATCTGTGGCGGATATTCGAAAACACCAAGTGCCGCCCAGCCACGTTCGTATCCACGGCATTGCGATTCGATCCTGAAAACAGTCGGGGAGACCATGGCCGCTGA
- a CDS encoding WxcM-like domain-containing protein yields the protein MAADFFVHEKALCETGHVGPRTRIWAFAHILPGARIGADCNICDGVFIENDVQVGDRVTIKCGVQLWDGVRLGDDAFVGPNATFTNDRFPRSRQYLDKALQTIVEPGASIGANATILPGLRVGRAAMVGAGAVVTHDVPHHAIVAGNPARIVGYTFSSEVRAGSALEFRPEDIEGQGGPHDLGVGKAQVWPLPHFKDLRGAIVPLEFHKDLPFEPKRHFFVFGVPDNKVRGEHAHKECHQFLVALHGSLNLVMTDGEHSTEIRLNRPDIGVYMPPMIWGIQYNFSVDTVLGVYASHPYDSAEYIREFDEFRRLTRKGA from the coding sequence ATGGCCGCTGATTTTTTCGTGCACGAAAAGGCGCTTTGCGAAACCGGACATGTGGGGCCTCGCACCCGGATATGGGCATTTGCTCACATCCTTCCCGGGGCCAGAATCGGAGCGGATTGCAATATCTGCGATGGCGTGTTCATCGAAAACGATGTGCAGGTCGGGGACCGCGTCACCATCAAGTGCGGCGTTCAGCTCTGGGATGGCGTGCGTCTGGGCGACGACGCTTTCGTTGGTCCCAACGCCACGTTCACCAACGACCGCTTCCCTCGTTCCCGCCAGTATCTGGATAAAGCGCTGCAAACGATCGTTGAGCCTGGTGCAAGCATCGGAGCAAACGCCACTATTCTTCCGGGATTGCGGGTGGGACGGGCCGCCATGGTCGGCGCCGGAGCGGTCGTGACGCACGATGTGCCCCATCATGCGATCGTTGCGGGAAACCCCGCCAGAATAGTGGGGTATACGTTTTCCTCCGAGGTCCGGGCGGGCTCGGCTCTGGAGTTCAGGCCGGAGGACATCGAGGGCCAGGGTGGTCCGCACGATCTCGGAGTCGGGAAAGCCCAGGTGTGGCCGCTACCGCACTTCAAGGATCTTCGCGGCGCAATCGTGCCGCTTGAGTTCCATAAGGACCTGCCCTTCGAGCCGAAGCGACACTTCTTCGTGTTCGGCGTGCCGGACAACAAGGTGCGCGGCGAGCACGCACATAAAGAATGCCACCAGTTTCTCGTGGCCCTGCACGGCAGCCTGAACCTCGTCATGACCGATGGCGAGCACTCCACCGAAATCAGGCTGAATCGTCCGGACATCGGGGTCTACATGCCGCCGATGATCTGGGGCATACAGTACAACTTCTCCGTTGATACGGTGCTTGGCGTCTACGCATCCCATCCCTACGACAGCGCGGAGTACATCCGCGAATTCGACGAGTTCCGGCGTCTGACCCGAAAAGGAGCCTGA
- a CDS encoding DUF72 domain-containing protein, with translation MSATFHIGTSGWQYAHWKGPFYDEGTSSGDMLARYAERLSAVEVNAFFYGLPDAESVEHWRDTVPEDFVFAVKASRYLTHMKKLKDPEGPVSNLLDVARKFDDKLGPILMQLPPNWRFNGERLGNALQAFPDDLRLAVEMRDASWICKEGLDILRAHNAAFCVYELAGYRTPWRATADFAYVRLHGPSEEKYRGEYTRRQLRTVAGHLGKWLGDGLDVYCFFDNDEAGYAANNAMTLAEMLGN, from the coding sequence TTGAGTGCGACATTTCATATTGGCACGTCCGGGTGGCAGTACGCGCACTGGAAGGGTCCCTTCTACGACGAAGGGACCTCTTCCGGCGACATGCTTGCGCGATATGCTGAGCGGCTTTCAGCCGTGGAGGTCAACGCCTTTTTTTACGGGCTTCCGGATGCGGAAAGCGTGGAGCATTGGCGCGATACGGTGCCTGAGGATTTCGTGTTCGCCGTCAAGGCGAGTCGCTATCTGACGCACATGAAGAAACTCAAGGACCCGGAAGGTCCCGTGTCCAATTTATTGGACGTGGCGAGAAAGTTCGACGACAAGCTCGGTCCAATTCTGATGCAGCTTCCGCCCAACTGGAGGTTCAACGGCGAGCGACTGGGTAACGCTCTGCAGGCGTTCCCCGATGATTTGCGGCTTGCCGTGGAAATGCGCGACGCGAGCTGGATATGCAAAGAAGGATTGGACATTCTGCGTGCTCACAATGCCGCGTTCTGCGTGTACGAGCTGGCCGGGTACCGGACGCCGTGGCGCGCCACCGCGGACTTCGCCTACGTGCGTCTGCACGGGCCGTCCGAAGAGAAATACCGTGGTGAATACACTCGTCGGCAGCTGCGCACCGTCGCCGGGCATCTCGGCAAATGGCTCGGCGACGGTCTGGATGTGTATTGCTTCTTCGACAACGACGAAGCCGGCTATGCGGCGAACAACGCAATGACGTTGGCTGAAATGCTGGGAAACTGA
- a CDS encoding dodecin family protein yields the protein MSIVKVIEILAQSDKGWEDAVQQAVTEAAKTVRNIKSVYVKDFQAVVENNQVVSYRVTTKISFVLER from the coding sequence ATGAGTATCGTGAAAGTCATTGAGATTCTGGCGCAATCCGACAAGGGCTGGGAAGACGCCGTGCAGCAGGCAGTGACTGAGGCCGCCAAGACCGTACGGAACATCAAGTCCGTGTATGTGAAAGACTTCCAGGCCGTTGTGGAGAACAACCAGGTCGTGAGCTATCGAGTAACGACCAAAATATCGTTCGTGCTCGAACGTTGA